Proteins encoded within one genomic window of Bombina bombina isolate aBomBom1 chromosome 1, aBomBom1.pri, whole genome shotgun sequence:
- the LOC128639605 gene encoding LOW QUALITY PROTEIN: semaphorin-3F-like (The sequence of the model RefSeq protein was modified relative to this genomic sequence to represent the inferred CDS: deleted 1 base in 1 codon; substituted 1 base at 1 genomic stop codon): MHAQDQPLWFCYLIFFCYAIAKDIFPTAPRVQLSFRELKSSGTAHFLSFFLNTSDYRILLKDEDHDRMYVGSKDFILSLDLQDINREPLIIHWPASQQSIEDCVLSGKDSNGECGNFIRLIQPWNRTHLYVCGTGAYNPVCTYINRGRRAQDYIFYLEPDRVESGKGKCAYDPKLDSVSALINEELYSGVYIDFMGTDAAVFRAMGKQAAMRTDQYNSRWLNDPTFVHVQLIPDSAEXNDDKLYFFFREKSTDAPHSPTIYSRIGRVCLNDDGGHCCLVNKWSTFLKARLICSVPGADGIETHFDELQDVFIQQTQDKFNKNPVIYAVFSSSGSVFRGSAVCVYSMADIRMVFNGPFAHKEGPNYQWMPYTGKIPYPRPGTCPGGTFTPSMKSTKDYPDEVINFMRTHPMMYNPVYPVHRQPLLVRTNVNYKFTTIAVDQVDASDGRYEVLFLGTDQGTVQKVIVLPKDDMETEELILEEVEVFKVPASIKSMKISSKRVQQLYVSSMSGVTHLALHRCDVYGEACADCCLARDPYCAWDGKTCSRYSASSKRRSRRQDVRHGNPMRQCRGYNSNGSKNGVDAVQYGVEGSSAFLECPPRSPQASIKWILQKDNTDRKKELRSEGRFLKTDQGLLLRSLQLSDAGVYHCTATENNLKHTVMRVRLHVLSADAVTAALLQPEPPAALETNPAGPPGAYDDLVQLLSQPEMGLINQYCQGYWRPTGSAQSDAKDLQEQKRARNRRNHPPTEELQT; this comes from the exons ATGCACGCTCAGGACCAGCCATTATGGTTCTGCTATCTTATATTCTTTTGCTACGCAATTGCCAAGGATATTTTCCCTACTGCACCACGTGTACAACTGTCATTTAGAGAGTTGAAGTCTTCAGGTACTGCTCATTTTCTGAGCTTCTTTCTGAACACTTCAGATTATCGTATTCTGCTGAAGGACGAGGATCATGATCGGATGTATGTGGGGAGCAAAGATTTCATCCTATCCCTGGACCTTCAAGACATCAATCGCGAGCCCCTAATTATTCACTGGCCAGCATCTCAGCAGAGTATAGAAGATTGTGTGTTGTCTGGAAAAGATAGCAATGGGGAATGTGGTAATTTTATTCGTCTGATTCAGCCCTGGAACAGGACTCATCTATATGTGTGTGGAACAGGAGCATACAACCCAGTGTGCACATATATCAACCGTGGGCGCAGAGCGCAGGATTATATCTTTTACTTAGAACCAGATCGAGTAGAGTCGGGGAAAGGAAAATGTGCCTATGACCCCAAACTGGACAGCGTATCTGCTCTCATAAATGAAGAACTGTACTCTGGAGTATATATTGATTTTATGGGCACAGATGCTGCCGTTTTTCGAGCAATGGGCAAACAGGCAGCCATGAGAACCGACCAATATAATTCCCGCTGGCTTAATGACCCAACATTTGTCCATGTGCAGCTGATTCCGGACAGTGCAGAATGAAATGATGACAAACTGTATTTCTTCTTCCGAGAGAAATCCACAGACGCCCCACACAGTCCTACTATATACTCCCGCATAGGAAGAGTCTGCTTGAATGATGATGGAGGTCACTGCTGCCTGGTTAATAAATGGAGCACATTCCTGAAAGCTCGTCTCATCTGCTCAGTACCTGGTGCTGATGGAATTGAGACTCACTTCGATGAACTGCAGGATGTCTTCATTCAGCAGACACAGGACAAGTTCAACAAAAACCCAGTTATCTATGCAGTCTTCTCTTCATCTGGTTCTGTATTTAGGGGCTCAGCTGTGTGTGTATACTCTATGGCGGACATACGCATGGTATTTAATGGGCCATTTGCTCACAAAGAAGGTCCCAACTACCAGTGGATGCCTTATACAGGGAAGATTCCATATCCTCGGCCTGGCACGTGTCCAGGTGGCACCTTTACACCCTCCATGAAGTCCACTAAGGATTATCCTGATGAAGTAATAAACTTCATGCGCACTCACCCGATGATGTACAACCCTGTATATCCTGTCCATCGACAGCCACTGCTTGTCAGAACCAATGTCAACTACAAGTTTACTACCATTGCTGTAGACCAGGTGGATGCATCTGATGGCCGCTATGAAGTTCTCTTTCTTGGCACAGATCAGGGCACCGTGCAGAAGGTAATTGTTCTACCTAAAGATGATATGGAAACAGAGGAGCTTATCTTGGAGGAGGTGGAAGTCTTTAAGGTACCAGCATCTATCAAAAGCATGAAGATTTCATCAAAGAGAGTA CAACAGCTGTATGTGTCATCCATGTCTGGGGTGACGCACCTCGCTCTCCATCGATGCGATGTATATGGAGAAGCGTGTGCAGATTGTTGCCTTGCTAGGGACCCTTACTGTGCCTGGGATGGAAAAACATGCTCCCGTTATTCAGCCTCCTCCAAAAGACGCAGCCGGCGCCAGGATGTAAGACACGGCAATCCCATGAGGCAGTGCAGAGGGTACAACTCGAATGGGAGTAAAAATGGAGTGGATGCCGTGCAGTATGGGGTAGAGGGAAGTTCAGCATTTCTGGAATGTCCGCCTCGATCCCCCCAGGCCTCAATCAAGTGGATACTACAGAAGGATAACACAGACCGTAAAAAGGAGCTTCGCTCTGAAGGTCGTTTCCTCAAGACAGATCAGGGGCTTCTCCTGCGGTCACTACAACTGTCTGACGCTGGTGTTTACCACTGCACGGCTACAGAGAACAACTTAAAGCACACTGTAATGCGTGTCCGGCTTCATGTGCTAAGTGCTGACGCTGTTACAGCCGCTCTTCTACAGCCTGAGCCGCCTGCTGCTCTTGAAACCAACCCTGCTGGACCTCCTGGAGCTTATGATGATTTGGTTCAACTCCTTTCCCAGCCAGAGATGGGACTCATCAATCAATATTGCCAGGGCTACTGGCGCCCCACAGGCTCTGCTCAGAGTGATGCCAAGGACTTGCAAGAACAGAAACGAGCTAGGAACCGAAGAAACCATCCACCCACAGAAGAGCTTCAGACATGA